GATGGTGATTTACCAACCATTCTATGTGGCATTCTGTGTTTCTTTTTTGGTGAATGTTATTTTGTTTCAGCAACTGGGGTGAACGATCTCAATCTGTTATTAGGATTGATGAGTAATTGTATGGCATATTTTTTCATTCAAAAAGGGCTGTATACGTCCGTAGTGGACACACCTTTCCTGCAACAGCAGGTCGCGGAAGCCAAGATGAACTATATTGCTCATCATGATGATGTAACGGGACTTCCAAACCGTCGTCGCCTTTCACAGCAGTTGAAAAAGATGATGGATGACGCCGTGGTGCAGGAACAGCTTGTTGGTGTATTGGTCCTGAATATTAATCGGTTCAAAACCATAAATGATTCGCTTGGACAGCAAGCAGCTAACCGTGTTTTGCGTCAGGTAGGTCAACGACTGAAACAATTGTCCCTTCCAGGAGAAGAAGTCTTTGGATTGGGAAGAGATGAGTTTGCATTAACGATGACAGATTTCAGTTCAACCGATACAGCGTTGCGTCGGACAAGATCCATTTTGCAACTTTTTGAGAAGCCCGTCTTGGTTGATGGCAATGAGTATCATCTGACACTTGGAATTGGGATGGCCATTTTCCCACATGATGGGGAGTCACCACTGGAGATTATTCAGAATGCTGATACGGCTTTGCACAGTGCTAAGGAACAAGGAATGGAACTGAATCGTTTTGCCCATGCGATGCAGATGAAGGCACAGGAGCGTTTGCAGCTTGAGAATGATCTGCGCAAGGCGTTGGATCGAGGTCAGTTCTACCTGGTCTACCAGCCGCAGGTTAATCTGCAAAGTGGGCTAATCGTTGGCATGGAAGCTTTGGTGCGTTGGCAGCATCCGCAGCGAGGCTCGGTATCTCCGGCGGAATTTATTCCTCTGGCAGAAGAGAGTGGGCTCATTGTGCCACTTGGCGAATGGGTGCTTCGTGAAGCGTGTGCACAGAACAAACAGTGGCAGGAAGCCGGTTATCGTAAACTGTGTGTTTCGGTGAATCTGTCAATGAGACAATTCAGGCACTCCCATTTGTTGGACAATATCAATGGCATTCTCAAGGAGACAGGATTAGAACCTGTATGGCTTGAACTGGAGATTACAGAGAGCATGACATTTGATAAAGACCGTTCATTCGAACAGTTGCGCAAAATCAAAGAAATTGGTGTGCATATCAGTATTGATGATTTTGGAACGGGATACAGCTCGTTGCACTATCTGAAGGATCTGCCGATTGATCGGCTTAAGATTGACCGTTCATTCGTGAATGAAGTCATGGAGGACAGCAATAACGCAGCGATCGTATCTACCATCACCTCAATGGCGCATCATTTACAACTGAAAGTCACAGCTGAGGGCGTGGAGAACGAAGATCAGATGGTCTTTCTTCGCAATCAACACTGTCACGAGGCTCAGGGTTATTTCTTCAGCAAACCGATTAAAGCCGCTGAATTTGAAAAGCAGTTTTTGAGAGATGTGGATAAGCCTACTGGATAGGGAACAGCGGGGGCGCGAGGGTGCTCCTGCTTTCTTTTGATGGATGCGTAATGAAAAAAATGGGAAATATCACTTGCATGCTATAGAGGATCATGGTATATTATTATTTGTAAAATCACTGTTAAATTCCTAAGGAACTTAACAATAAATCTTCAATCATGCGGGTGTAGTTCAATGGTAGAACTTTAGCCTTCCAAGCTAATAGCGTGGGTTCGATTCCCATCACCCGCTTAATGAAGCAGTACCGGAGCCCTTGCGATGCAGGGGCTTTTTTCTATTACCTTAAAAGAAATCCCGTGGTAACAGCGATCAGAAGATTGTTCTGTTTTCGGAGTGGCCAGTAAGTAAGTAAGTAAGTAAGTAAGTAAGTATTCTTTAGTTTAATTTATATACCCTTTGCTTTTTTACAATGATCTGGTACAATAACGGAGAAATTGATACTACACATGAATGAGAGGTAACCATACGTCCCATGAAGTAAAACACATGAATTGAACCCCAGTTAACTGCAGACGGTTTTATGACGCAGTCAGCCAGAGCGGCTGAGCAATGAGGGGATTCGTGTGTCCAAATTCAGCTATGGGAAAAGGTATGGAGCAAGTAAGCCATTGAGGTTTACGTGTACCCTGTATTTGGGGTTTCTTTGTTCATGCCGTAGCTTACCTTAGATCTGTCTTTGAATGCTTGATCCAACCCTGAATTGCCAAACCGCCGGCTGATGCCAGCGGTTTTTTTTGTTCAGCAAAAAGGATGCAGGAAGGATGAGGCCTCATGATGACATTGGTACGCTTACATGAAGTATCAAAAGAATGGAACGGTATTGAATTGTTTACAGGATTGAATTTGGAGATTAATGAGGGCGAACGACTCGCCATTTTGGGTCGCAACGGATGCGGCAAGACAACGTTGTTACGTATCATTTTGGGTGAGGAGCATGGTGGTGGACGGATTGAACGTCATATTCCTCAGCAGGAATGGGGGTTCATGCGCCAGCGCTCGGAGATTGAGACCGGGATGAATGTACTGGATGCGGTCCGGCGTGAGAGCGGTCAGATCTATGAAGTGAAACGGAATTTGGAAGAACTGGAACAACGTTTGAGCATGAGCACTGAAGCGGATGAAGAGTTGCTTGCAGCTTATACACAAGTGATGGAGCAATATGAACAGTTGAACGGTTATATGTGGGAGACTGAGGTAGAGAAAGTACTGACTCGCCTTGGATTATCCGCGGAGCATTGGAATAGACCCTATCATTCCTTGAGTGGTGGACAAAAAACAAAGGCTCGTTTGGCGGGGCTGCTTGTCAGCAAACCCAAATTCCTGATCCTGGATGAACCGACGAATCATCTGGATGAGGGAAGCATGCGCTGGCTGGAAGAGTGGTTATCCTCATATGAAGGTACGCTGTTATTTGTATCACATGATCGTACGTTTATTGATCAGGTAGCAACAGGAGTCATTGAGTTCAGTCCAGATGCCCTGACCAAATACAAGGGCGGATACTCCGACTACAAGATCCACAAAGAGCGTGAATTACGCGAACAGGAAACGATCTACCGCAGGCAGGAATTGGAACGTAAGGCGCTGGAAGAAACGATTCGAAATTATCAGGAATGGTTCCATAAAGCGCATAATTCGGCGACCGATGTAGAGGTGAAGATCACCCAGAGCTTCTATAAGGCCAAAGCCAACAAAAATATTTCACGTTTCCATGCGAAACAAAAACAGCTGGAACGTTTGGAGCGGGAACGGGTGGATAAACCTCGTGAAGCCGCAAAGTTGAACATGGAATTACAGATGAATCCACTGGCTGCACGCCAG
This Paenibacillus xylanexedens DNA region includes the following protein-coding sequences:
- a CDS encoding bifunctional diguanylate cyclase/phosphodiesterase, whose amino-acid sequence is MKVNLQDQRKISWVAVGGLLCFLASQWFRSSSSSDLIISGYPVLTLLGGFAAVAACIGVYNQSWLFRTQKLTLRRTLLTTLFLLIGLFELVHIVSFAEEIPNGAMMESEFSLMMSTMGSLVCSVGLLLVYTLNEKEFALPRKFLLLSGTLGTFVILYILAVQEWSMLPSMLDGEVLGGIFTRVHLMVGLLYGIIAVLLFVQWKKTKDGDLPTILCGILCFFFGECYFVSATGVNDLNLLLGLMSNCMAYFFIQKGLYTSVVDTPFLQQQVAEAKMNYIAHHDDVTGLPNRRRLSQQLKKMMDDAVVQEQLVGVLVLNINRFKTINDSLGQQAANRVLRQVGQRLKQLSLPGEEVFGLGRDEFALTMTDFSSTDTALRRTRSILQLFEKPVLVDGNEYHLTLGIGMAIFPHDGESPLEIIQNADTALHSAKEQGMELNRFAHAMQMKAQERLQLENDLRKALDRGQFYLVYQPQVNLQSGLIVGMEALVRWQHPQRGSVSPAEFIPLAEESGLIVPLGEWVLREACAQNKQWQEAGYRKLCVSVNLSMRQFRHSHLLDNINGILKETGLEPVWLELEITESMTFDKDRSFEQLRKIKEIGVHISIDDFGTGYSSLHYLKDLPIDRLKIDRSFVNEVMEDSNNAAIVSTITSMAHHLQLKVTAEGVENEDQMVFLRNQHCHEAQGYFFSKPIKAAEFEKQFLRDVDKPTG
- the abc-f gene encoding ribosomal protection-like ABC-F family protein → MMTLVRLHEVSKEWNGIELFTGLNLEINEGERLAILGRNGCGKTTLLRIILGEEHGGGRIERHIPQQEWGFMRQRSEIETGMNVLDAVRRESGQIYEVKRNLEELEQRLSMSTEADEELLAAYTQVMEQYEQLNGYMWETEVEKVLTRLGLSAEHWNRPYHSLSGGQKTKARLAGLLVSKPKFLILDEPTNHLDEGSMRWLEEWLSSYEGTLLFVSHDRTFIDQVATGVIEFSPDALTKYKGGYSDYKIHKERELREQETIYRRQELERKALEETIRNYQEWFHKAHNSATDVEVKITQSFYKAKANKNISRFHAKQKQLERLERERVDKPREAAKLNMELQMNPLAARQLLALEEVSFSYTGDKSLLRNLRITVERGDRLAVRGPNGTGKTTLLKLMIGELEPSQGKVTRHPQLKIGYFSQELEGLPENLTLLESLLTLPSMTQSAARTILGCFLFSRDDVFKRIGDLSMGEKCRVAFLRLYFGGANLLVLDEPTNYLDIDTQEVMENVLKQASGALVLVSHDRMLTKSLANRLCDLEAGGTATLFEGGVSDWEQSTKLREVALETRESDDERLRLEMRLSELLSPVSTAGKDSLTQPEHSNERAVEAAEIREIQQRLKQLKDKGASIN